GCACGGCCCGCACCACCGGCAGGTGAACTGGGACGCCGTCCTCAGCGCTGGGCACCACGTGGTGCCCGGCGCCGAGTCGCTGCTGCGACGCAACCCGCCCGGCTGCCTCGCCGGTTGGCCCGCCGCCGCCGACCTGCTGCGGGACTCCGCCGGGCAACTGCGCTCGGCGTACGACCTCGCCGGCGAGGTGGCGCACGGCCGCGCCTCGGCCCCGCTGCCCGTCCCGACCGGCTGTGCCGGCGAACTCGACCGGATCCGTCCGCTGCTCAGCGAGGGCAACCCGCGCTCGGTCCGGCACCTCGTGGAGGTCGACCGGTGGCTCGCCAGCCTCGCGGACAGCCTCGCCCGCATCCGCCCGCGGTGAGGTCCTCCCAGATCGCGCGTACGACCGTGGACGAGAACCGGCGTTCGGCCTCGGCGGGGGGTGGCCTCAGCCCGCTCTGTCGGCATGAGGTCGACGAGCGATATACCTCAGTGTCATATTTATGCCTGTGAGTCATACCGCTCGTCATGACTTGCCCGGCCTCTCGTTGATGTCACCGATCCCGCCCTCGGTCGACCTGGCCGGGCACGCCATCGACGCTGGCGGCAGGCTGCGCCGCCAGCCGGGAGCGGATCGTGGCAGGCCGCCGGTCGCCGATTGGCCGTGCCCGTTCGACGTCGTCCCGCCTAGCGTCGACGACATGGAGATCGAGCAGGCACAGAAGCTGTGGCAGCCGGAGCCCGGCTGGTTGAACACCGCCTCCTACGGTTTGCCGCCCGAGCCGGCGTGGACGGCGTTGCAGGAGGCCCTCGCCGCGTGGCGGGTCGGCAGCACGTCGTGGGAGGGCTGGGGCGAGTCGGTGCAGCGGTCCCGAGCCGCGTTCGCCGCGCTGATCGGGGTGCCGGCTGGCGACGTGGCGGTCGGTGCGGCCGTGTCGCAGATCCTCGCTCCGGTCGCGGCGGCGCTGCCGGCCGGGGCGACGGTGGTGGTCCCCGAGGTCGAGTTCACCTCGAACCTGTTCCCCTGGCTGGTTCAGGAGGACCGTGGCGTCAAGGTCCGGACGGTGCCGCTGGACGCCCTCGTTGACGCGATCGACGCCGACACCGATGTGGTCGCGTTCAGCCTGGTGCAGTCCGCCGACGGGGCGGTCAGCGCGTACGACGAGATCGTGGCCGCGGCCCGCGCGCACGGCGCGTTGGTGGTGGTGGACGCGACCCAGGCGTGCGGGTGGCTGCCGTTCGACGGGAGTCGGGCCGACGTGGTGGCGGTCGGTGGCTACAAGTGGCTGATGAATCCACGCGGCACCGCGTACGCCTATCTGGACCCGGCGTTGCGTGAGCGGTTGCGCCCGGACGCCGCTGGCTGGTACGCGGGCGGTGACCCGCACGGCTCCTACTACGGCCCGCCGCTGCGGCTGGCCGACGACGCCCGCCGCTTCGACATCTCGCCGGCCTGGTTCAGTTGGGTCGGCGCGGCGCCCGCCCTGGAGTTGGTGGCCGAGATCGGGGTGCCGGCGATCCAGGCGCACGACGTGGCGCTGGCCAACCGCTTCCTGACCGGGCTGGGGCAGCCGCCGGGGGACAGCGCCATCGTCAGCGTGGACGTGCCCGGCGCGGAGGAACGTTTCGCGGCGGCCGGCATCCGGGCGGCGGTGCGCGCCGGACGGGTGCGCGCCTCGTTCCACATCTACTCGACGGAGGCCGACGTGGACGAGGCGCTCACCGCGTTGACGGGGTGACCCCGCTCAGGCCAGGTGGCCGCCGATCTTCGTGTACCCGCGCAGCAGATCGCGGGAGATGATCAGTCGCTGCATCTCGTCGGTGCCCTCGAAGATCCGGTAGAGCCGGACCTGCCGGTACCAGCGTTCGATGGGCAGCTCGCGGGTGTAGCCCATGCCGCCGTGGATCTGGAGCACCCGGTCGACCACCCGGTTGACCATCCCGGCGCCGTAGAGCTTGCCCATCGACGAGGCGTGCCGGGGGTCCAGGCCCGCATCGACCGTCCACGCCGAGCGCAGCACCAGCCAGCGGGCCGCCTCCAGCTCCGTCTCCGAGTCGGCGATCATCCACTGGATGGCCTGGTTGGTGCCGATCTTCGTGCCGAAGGTCTCCCGGGTGTTGGCGTAGTCGATCGCCATCTGCAGCACCCGCTCGGCGATGCCGATGGCGTGCGACGGGATGGTGTAGCGGCCCTTGCCGATCCACTCCATGCCCAGCGTGAAGCCCTGGCCGATCTCGCCGAGGATGTTGCGGTGCGGTACGCGTACGCCGTCGAAGATGAGCGAAGCCGGCCCCCCTTCGCCCATGGTCTGGATGAACTCCGAGCGCCAGCCCATCGCCCGGTCCACCAGGAACGCGGTGGCCCCACCGTTGCGGGCACCCTTGTCCCGGTCGGTGACCGCGACCACGATGGCGAAGTCGGCGTCGTGACCGCCAGTGATGAAGGTCTTCTCGCCGTCGAGGACCCAGTCGTCGCCGTCGCGGCGGGCGGACAGCCGGATGTTCGCCGCGTCCGAACCGGCGCCCGGTTCGGTGATGGCGAAGCAGGAGCGGCGCTCGCCCTCGATGGTCGGGATGAGAAACTCCCGCTTCTGCTCCTCGGTGGCGTGGAACAGGATGTTGTCGGCCTCCCCGCCGAAGCGGAACGGCACGAACGTGTGGCCCAGCTCGGTCCAGATCAGCGACTGGAGCACCGCCGGCAGGTCCATCCCGCCGTATTCTTCCGGGGTGGCGAGGCCCCAGAAGCCGAACTTGCGCGCCTTGAGCTGCAGCTCGCGCAGCTCGGAGTGGTCGAGGCCCGGTTGGTGCGCCCGCTCCCGGCGGAGCACCTCCGCCTCCAGGGGCATCACCTCGCGGCGGATGAACGATCGGACGGTGTCCCGTACCGCCCGCTCCTCGTCGGTCAGTGAAAAGTCCACGGTGATCCTCCTGGCGTCGGCGCTGCCGGTCACCCTTAAACTAGCGGTGCAAGTTTTGTCGCGTCCAGACCTGACGGCCGAGACCCGCGAGGAGCGCAGTGCCCCGACCCCGCCAGCCCCGGCTCACCCGGCAGCTGATCGTCGAGACCGCCACCGCGCTCATCGACGCCGAGGGCCTGCCCGCCTTCTCCACCCGGCGGCTCGCCGCCGAGTTGGGCGTACGCGGGCCGTCGCTCTACAACCACTTCGCCACGAAGGACGAAATCCTCGACGCGGTCGCCGACACGGTCACCGCAGCGGTCGACACCAGCGGCTTCGCCAGCCGGGACTGGGTCGCCGCGCTGCGTGACTGGGCCTGGTCCTACCGGCAGGCGCTCACCGCGCACCCGAACATCGTGCCGTACCTGGCCCAGGGCCCGGGCCGGCGACCGGCCGCGCTGGCCATGGCCGACGCGGTCTACGGCGGGCTGGTACGCGCCGGCTGGCCCCCGGCCCGGGCCACCCACATCGGCGCCGCGCTGCGCTACTTCGTGGCCGGGTCGGCGCTCGGCTCGTTCGCCCGCGGTTTCGTCGAGGACCCCGAGCTGTACGCCGCGCACTACCCGCACCTGCGTCAGGCGCACCGGCTCGCCGAGCACCAGCAGAGCGTGGACGAGGGTGCCTTCGCCCTCGGCCTGGACGCACTGCTGCACGGCCTGGCCGCCGAATACGCCCGCACCGTCGCCACGGTGGAGTCCGCCCGGCCCAACGGGTAGCGTCCAAACTCCCAGCGCTAGTTTCCTCGCCCGCCGCGACGTCGTCGCCATCGCCCATCGCGACCCCGCCGCCATCGCCCATCGCCCACCCCCGAAGGGACGACATGGACCTCGCCGCTCCGCCGTCGCAGCTGCCCGACGCCCTGCGCCTCCGGCGCCACCTGCACCTCGGCGGTGCGTGGACGTCTCCCGCCGACGCCGACCTGATCGACGTGGAAAATCCGAGCACCGGCGAGCTGATCGGGCAGGTGCCGGCCGGCACCCCGGCCGATGTGGACCGCGCCGTGGCCGCTGCCCGCGCCGCCTTCCCCGGCTGGTCGGCCACTGCTCCCGCCGAGCGGTCCGCCCACCTCGACAGGTTGCACACCGCGCTCGCCGCACGCGCCGACGACCTCGCCCGCACCGTCGCCGTGGAGCTGGGCTCGCCGCTCAAGCTCGCCAACCGAGTGCAGGTCGGCCTGCCGTTGACCGTGCTGCGCGACCACGTCGCGCTCGCCGCCCGGGCACCCGTCGAGGAGAGCATCGGCAACTCCCTCGTTCTGCGCGAGCCGGTCGGCGTGGTCGGCGCGATCACCCCGTGGAACTACCCGCTGCACCAGGTGATGGCCAAGCTGGCACCTGCTCTGGCCGCCGGCTGCACGGTGGTGCTCAAGCCCAGCGAGTTGACCCCGTTGACCGCGTACCTGCTCTTCGACGCGGTCACCGAGGCCGGGCTGCCACCGGGCGTGCTCAACCTGGTCCCCGGCACCGGGTCCGTTGCCGGCGAGGCCCTCGTCGGGCATCCCGACGTCGACCTGGTCTCGTTCACCGGCTCCACCGCCACCGGCGCGCGGATCATGCGGCTCGCCGCCGACCGGATCGCCCGGGTGGCGCTGGAGCTGGGCGGCAAGTCCGCCAACGTGATCCTCGGAGACGCCGACCTGGCCACCGCGGTCAAGGTGGGTGTCGGCAACGCCCTGCTCAACTCCGGTCAGACCTGCACCGCGTGGACCCGGATGCTGGTGCACCGCGACCGGTACGACGAAGCGCTCGACCTGATCGCCACGGCGGTGGCCGGGTACCGGCTCGGCGACCCGTTCGACCCGGCCACCCGCCTCGGCCCGCTGGTCTCCGCCGCCCAGGCCGAACGGGTGCGCGGCCACATCGACCGGGCACTGGCCGACGGTGCCCGACTGGTCGCCGGCGGCCCGGACGCCCCGGTGCCGACCCAGGGGCACTTCGTCGCCCCGAC
The nucleotide sequence above comes from Micromonospora luteifusca. Encoded proteins:
- a CDS encoding acyl-CoA dehydrogenase family protein, which translates into the protein MDFSLTDEERAVRDTVRSFIRREVMPLEAEVLRRERAHQPGLDHSELRELQLKARKFGFWGLATPEEYGGMDLPAVLQSLIWTELGHTFVPFRFGGEADNILFHATEEQKREFLIPTIEGERRSCFAITEPGAGSDAANIRLSARRDGDDWVLDGEKTFITGGHDADFAIVVAVTDRDKGARNGGATAFLVDRAMGWRSEFIQTMGEGGPASLIFDGVRVPHRNILGEIGQGFTLGMEWIGKGRYTIPSHAIGIAERVLQMAIDYANTRETFGTKIGTNQAIQWMIADSETELEAARWLVLRSAWTVDAGLDPRHASSMGKLYGAGMVNRVVDRVLQIHGGMGYTRELPIERWYRQVRLYRIFEGTDEMQRLIISRDLLRGYTKIGGHLA
- a CDS encoding TetR/AcrR family transcriptional regulator C-terminal domain-containing protein translates to MPRPRQPRLTRQLIVETATALIDAEGLPAFSTRRLAAELGVRGPSLYNHFATKDEILDAVADTVTAAVDTSGFASRDWVAALRDWAWSYRQALTAHPNIVPYLAQGPGRRPAALAMADAVYGGLVRAGWPPARATHIGAALRYFVAGSALGSFARGFVEDPELYAAHYPHLRQAHRLAEHQQSVDEGAFALGLDALLHGLAAEYARTVATVESARPNG
- a CDS encoding aldehyde dehydrogenase family protein, giving the protein MDLAAPPSQLPDALRLRRHLHLGGAWTSPADADLIDVENPSTGELIGQVPAGTPADVDRAVAAARAAFPGWSATAPAERSAHLDRLHTALAARADDLARTVAVELGSPLKLANRVQVGLPLTVLRDHVALAARAPVEESIGNSLVLREPVGVVGAITPWNYPLHQVMAKLAPALAAGCTVVLKPSELTPLTAYLLFDAVTEAGLPPGVLNLVPGTGSVAGEALVGHPDVDLVSFTGSTATGARIMRLAADRIARVALELGGKSANVILGDADLATAVKVGVGNALLNSGQTCTAWTRMLVHRDRYDEALDLIATAVAGYRLGDPFDPATRLGPLVSAAQAERVRGHIDRALADGARLVAGGPDAPVPTQGHFVAPTVFADVHPDSALAQEEVFGPVLAVLPFDDTDEAVAIANNSKYGLAGAVWSADTDAALAVARRLRTGAVDINGAPFNPLAPFGGYKQSGLGRELGVHGLAEFCELKAIQR
- a CDS encoding aminotransferase class V-fold PLP-dependent enzyme, translating into MEIEQAQKLWQPEPGWLNTASYGLPPEPAWTALQEALAAWRVGSTSWEGWGESVQRSRAAFAALIGVPAGDVAVGAAVSQILAPVAAALPAGATVVVPEVEFTSNLFPWLVQEDRGVKVRTVPLDALVDAIDADTDVVAFSLVQSADGAVSAYDEIVAAARAHGALVVVDATQACGWLPFDGSRADVVAVGGYKWLMNPRGTAYAYLDPALRERLRPDAAGWYAGGDPHGSYYGPPLRLADDARRFDISPAWFSWVGAAPALELVAEIGVPAIQAHDVALANRFLTGLGQPPGDSAIVSVDVPGAEERFAAAGIRAAVRAGRVRASFHIYSTEADVDEALTALTG